One window of the Ictidomys tridecemlineatus isolate mIctTri1 chromosome 11, mIctTri1.hap1, whole genome shotgun sequence genome contains the following:
- the LOC144368736 gene encoding Fc receptor-like protein 5 — translation MGADQMEDGEGWGEKPGRLLDHPEGQERLESGPAVSRPVLTLSPPNNRVREGTRVTLHCEVQRGSPPILFKFYHESVSLGRSSTPSTGRASLGISLTTKHSGNYYCTADNGYGPQRSEAVSLSVATAVSRPVLTLSPAENWLLEGTRVTLHCEVQRGSPPILFKFYHESVSLGSSSTPSTGRASLGISLTTKHSGNYYCTADNGYGPQRSAAVRLSVLVPLSRPVLTLKNPSVQPVVGDVMELHCEALGGSLPITYTFYHEDVTLGSRNAHSRGGASLSLSVTPEHSGNYFCEARNSAQTQRSDTMTLTVKIPVSRPVLTRRAPMLQPVVGDVMELHCEALGGSLPITYTFYHEDVTLGSREAHYRGGASLSLSVTPEHSGNYFCEATNSAQTQRSDTMTLTVKIPVSRPVLTLRAPRAQAVVGDVVELHCEALSGSPPILYKFYHEDVTLGSTVAPSGGGASFNLSLMEKHSGNYSCEAENDLRMQHSELVTVIVTVPVSGPVLTLRAPRAQAEVGDVVELHCEALRGSPPILYQFYLEDVTLGNSSVPSGGGASFNLSLTAEHSGNYSCEADNGQGAQCSEAAAIFIPGKFLTPRAQV, via the exons ATGGGAGCAGACCAGATGGAGgatggggagggatggggagagaagCCTGGGAGGTTGCTGGACCACCCTGAGGGCCAGGAGAGACTAGAGTCTGGCC CCGCTGTGTCTCGGCCTGTCCTCACCCTCAGTCCTCCTAACAACCGAGTTCGTGAGGGAACCCGGGTGACACTTCACTGTGAAGTCCAGAGAGGTTCTCCCCCGATCCTGTTCAAGTTCTATCATGAGTCTGTCTCTCTGGGGAGAAGCTCAACCCCCTCTACAGGAAGAGCATCCTTGGGCATCTCTCTGACCACAAAGCATTCTGGGAACTACTACTGCACTGCTGATAACGGATATGGTCCCCAGCGCAGTGAGGCTGTGAGCCTGTCGGTCGCCA CCGCTGTGTCTCGGCCTGTCCTCACCCTCAGCCCTGCTGAGAACTGGCTCCTGGAAGGAACCCGGGTGACACTTCACTGTGAAGTCCAGAGAGGTTCTCCCCCGATCCTGTTCAAGTTCTATCATGAGTCTGTCTCCCTGGGCAGCAGCTCAACCCCCTCTACAGGAAGAGCATCCTTGGGCATCTCTCTGACCACAAAGCATTCTGGGAACTACTACTGCACTGCTGATAACGGATATGGTCCCCAGCGCAGTGCGGCTGTGAGGCTCTCCGTCTTGG TTCCATTGTCCCGTCCTGTCCTCACCCTCAAGAATCCCAGCGTCCAGCCTGTGGTGGGGGACGTGATGGAGCTTCATTGCGAGGCCCTGGGAGGCTCCCTCCCCATCACATACACGTTTTATCATGAGGATGTCACCCTGGGGAGCAGAAACGCCCATTCTAGAGGAGGAGCATCCCTCAGTCTCTCTGTGACTccagaacattctggaaactaCTTCTGTGAAGCCAGAAATAGTGCTCAGACACAACGCAGTGACACAATGACACTCACTGTCAAAA TTCCAGTGTCCCGTCCTGTCCTCACACGCAGGGCTCCCATGTTACAGCCTGTGGTGGGGGACGTGATGGAGCTTCACTGCGAGGCCCTGGGAGGCTCCCTCCCCATCACATACACGTTTTATCATGAGGATGTCACCCTGGGGAGCAGAGAGGCCCATTATAGAGGAGGAGCATCCCTCAGTCTCTCTGTGACTccagaacattctggaaactaCTTCTGTGAAGCCACCAACAGTGCTCAGACACAACGCAGTGACACAATGACACTCACTGTCAAAA TTCCAGTGTCCCGCCCTGTCCTCACCCTCAGGgctcccagggcccaggctgtGGTGGGGGACGTGGTGGAGCTTCACTGCGAGGCCCTGAGCGGCTCTCCTCCGATCCTGTACAAGTTTTACCATGAGGACGTCACCCTGGGCAGCACAGTGGCCCCCTCTGGCGGAGGAGCCTCCTTCAACCTCTCCCTGATGGAGAAACATTCTGGAAACTACTCGTGTGAGGCTGAGAATGACCTGAGGATGCAGCACAGTGAACTGGTGACTGTCATTGTCACAG TTCCAGTGTCCGGCCCTGTGCTCACCCTCAGGgctcccagggcccaggctgaggtGGGGGACGTGGTGGAGCTTCACTGCGAGGCCCTGAGGGGCTCTCCCCCGATCCTGTACCAGTTTTACCTGGAGGACGTCACCCTGGGAAACAGCTCGGTGCCCTCTGGGGGAGGGGCATCCTTCAACCTCTCCCTGACTgcagaacattctggaaactaCTCGTGCGAGGCCGACAATGGCCAGGGTGCCCAGTGCAGTGAGGCGGCGGCAATTTTCATCCCAGGTAAGTTTCTTACCCCCAGGGCACAGGTGTGA